TCGGGGCCGTCGAGCACGATCTCCGAGCCCCAGCCGTCGAACCGGTCGACCACGAACACCGGTGCGGTCATCGCCCCTCGCTCCCGGCCTGACCGCCCTGGCCGCTGCCGACCTGGGCGGAGGCCCGCTCGGCCTGCGCGGCGGCGATCTCGGCGGCCAGCACCTCGACGAGTTCCCCGGCGGGCAGCGCGCGGGCCATCCTGTGGCCCTGCCCGGCCCACAGTGCCATGCCCTGGGCGTCCCTGGCCTGGGCGGCGGCCTTGCGCAGCGGCGAGGTGAGGTGGTGGACCTCCGGGTAGGCGGCGGGCGCGTACGGGCCGTGCTCGCGCAGGAACCGATTGACCAGGCCCCGGGCCGGACGGCCGGAGAAGGCGCGGGTCAGCTCGGTGCGGACGAAGAGGGGGTCGGTCAGGGCCTGCTTGTGCACGGCGTGCGCGCCGGACTCGGCGGTGGCGAGGAACGCCGTGCCGAGCTGGGCCGCGCTGACGCCGGCCGTGAGGAGGGCGGCGATCTGGCCGCCGCGCATGATGCCGCCGGCCGCGACCATCGGCAGCGCCACGGCCTCGCGGACCTGGGCGACCAGCGAGAGCAGCCCGATGCCGGCGCGGTCCCGCTCGGGGTCGTCACGATGGGTGCCCTGGTGGCCTCCGGCCTCGACGCCCTGCACGATCACGGCGTGGGCCCCGGACCGCTCCACGGCCTGCGCCTCCTCCGCCGAGGTCGCGGTGACCAGGGTGAGGGTGCCCTTGCGGGCGAGGGAGTCGATGACCTCGGGCGTCGGGCAGCCGAAGTGGAACGACACCACCGGCACCGGGTTGTCGAGCAGCACCGCGAGCTTGGCCTCGTAGCCGTCGTCGCGTCCGCTGTCCGGGTCGCCCAGCTCGGCGTCGTACCAGGTGGCCTCACCGGCGAGCTGCTCCGCGTAGACCTCGACGGCGGCGGGCTCGGCATACTCCGGCTGCGGCATGAAGAGGTTCACGCCGAAGGGGCGGGAGGTGAGCCCCCGGAGCGCCTTGATCTCCTGGTACATCCCGTCGGCCGTCTTGTACCCGGCGGCGAGGAACCCCAGCCCGCCGGCCTCGGACACGGCGGCGGCCAACCGCGGCACGGACACGCCGCCCGCCATCGGGGCCTGCACGATCGGGAGCGGGACGAGATCGGTCAGTGCGGAGGACATGACGGCATGGTGCCATGCCCTCCGGGTGGAGCCGAATCGGGTACGGGGGGTTGTTCGTCGGGTGCGGGTGGGTGGGGGCTGGTCACGCAGTTCCCCGCGCCCCTGAAAAGCCGGGGCTGCGCC
This genomic stretch from Streptomyces deccanensis harbors:
- a CDS encoding nitronate monooxygenase, whose translation is MSSALTDLVPLPIVQAPMAGGVSVPRLAAAVSEAGGLGFLAAGYKTADGMYQEIKALRGLTSRPFGVNLFMPQPEYAEPAAVEVYAEQLAGEATWYDAELGDPDSGRDDGYEAKLAVLLDNPVPVVSFHFGCPTPEVIDSLARKGTLTLVTATSAEEAQAVERSGAHAVIVQGVEAGGHQGTHRDDPERDRAGIGLLSLVAQVREAVALPMVAAGGIMRGGQIAALLTAGVSAAQLGTAFLATAESGAHAVHKQALTDPLFVRTELTRAFSGRPARGLVNRFLREHGPYAPAAYPEVHHLTSPLRKAAAQARDAQGMALWAGQGHRMARALPAGELVEVLAAEIAAAQAERASAQVGSGQGGQAGSEGR